In Peromyscus maniculatus bairdii isolate BWxNUB_F1_BW_parent chromosome 9, HU_Pman_BW_mat_3.1, whole genome shotgun sequence, one genomic interval encodes:
- the LOC143267243 gene encoding disks large homolog 5-like isoform X2, translating into MEGRDIGTTRKTPTQASTSIDQEKQMTKLEKLTLQRQSITYEQIELHGILGSYIDKDLQNRLNSFEIMKKEHKQVMLDLQKMPKEICDGVNKIKHLIEENVSYSYLHGQVLRDWTELKENIHVLRLKNRLLWEEQIEIQESCEELKRLLKEAHEVICDPSAEQQQEQESLDERPKDVLKQKELVTQQEDLAEKLQHHFSVSEMRLDHHQYEFEQATAQEESLLQTELLQQEH; encoded by the exons GGACTACCAGGAAGACACCAACCCAAGCCTCCACCTCCATAGACCAGGAGAAGCAGATGACAAAGTTGGAGAAACTAACCCTTCAGCGACAGAGTATAACATATGAGCAAATTGAACTGCATGGAATCCTGGGCAGTTATATAGACAAGGATTTGCAGAACAG gctgaattctttTGAAATCATGAAAAAGGAACATAAGCAGGTGATGCTGGACTTACAGAAAATGCCAAAGGAAATATGTGACGGTGTGAACAAGATCAAACATCTGATTGAAGAGAATGTATCCTACAG TTACCTCCACGGCCAGGTCCTCCGAGATTGGACTGAGCTGAAGGAAAATATACATGTTTTAAGACTGAAGAACAGACTGCTGTGGGAGGAGCAGATTGAGAtccaagagtcctgtgaggagctgAAGAGGCTCTTGAAGGAGGCTCATGAGGTCATCTGTGACCCttctgctgagcagcagcag gagcaaGAGAGCCTGGATGAAAGACCGAAGGAcgtgctgaagcagaaggagctggtcacccagcaagaggacttggcagaaaagctgcaacaTCACTTCAGTGTCTCTGAGATGAG gtTAGACCATCACCAATATGAGTTtgaacaggccacagcccaggaagagagcctcctgcagacagagctgctgcagcaggagcactaA
- the LOC143267243 gene encoding disks large homolog 5-like isoform X3, whose amino-acid sequence MTKLEKLTLQRQSITYEQIELHGILGSYIDKDLQNRLNSFEIMKKEHKQVMLDLQKMPKEICDGVNKIKHLIEENVSYSYLHGQVLRDWTELKENIHVLRLKNRLLWEEQIEIQESCEELKRLLKEAHEVICDPSAEQQQEQESLDERPKDVLKQKELVTQQEDLAEKLQHHFSVSEMRLDHHQYEFEQATAQEESLLQTELLQQEH is encoded by the exons ATGACAAAGTTGGAGAAACTAACCCTTCAGCGACAGAGTATAACATATGAGCAAATTGAACTGCATGGAATCCTGGGCAGTTATATAGACAAGGATTTGCAGAACAG gctgaattctttTGAAATCATGAAAAAGGAACATAAGCAGGTGATGCTGGACTTACAGAAAATGCCAAAGGAAATATGTGACGGTGTGAACAAGATCAAACATCTGATTGAAGAGAATGTATCCTACAG TTACCTCCACGGCCAGGTCCTCCGAGATTGGACTGAGCTGAAGGAAAATATACATGTTTTAAGACTGAAGAACAGACTGCTGTGGGAGGAGCAGATTGAGAtccaagagtcctgtgaggagctgAAGAGGCTCTTGAAGGAGGCTCATGAGGTCATCTGTGACCCttctgctgagcagcagcag gagcaaGAGAGCCTGGATGAAAGACCGAAGGAcgtgctgaagcagaaggagctggtcacccagcaagaggacttggcagaaaagctgcaacaTCACTTCAGTGTCTCTGAGATGAG gtTAGACCATCACCAATATGAGTTtgaacaggccacagcccaggaagagagcctcctgcagacagagctgctgcagcaggagcactaA